The DNA region TTCAacaaataatgttttatttcaTTCGAGACAAATAGCTTGCATTGTACTCGTACTGGTAATTAAGAATGAGTTTTGTTAATTAGTGcaaggaaaaatatattttgagcaTCATATGAgactataaaaaaatcataaataatattattttatgtattttaatattttttttcttttaattctttaaccaaTGCATTAAACATACTAATTAACATTTCTCATTAATTCcttccttaaaaatatatttttcattaagaataatttaatgTGCATTTGGTTGAAGGGACAATAATTAGACATGACACTAAAATATGTGGATACTCTCTGACAAGTCTTGAGTTTGATAGGGAAAATTCATTTTGATTGGAATTGAATATTGTTCAACTTGGAAAAGTGGAATTGAAAACTTCCTGTTTTATACCTGTCTGATTACgtacattttataattattaataatatatttatatataactctattattatatacataatatgtaactattaattatgtaattatttcatattttatttttttttaattattttaatagttaagtaaataatattataattataatattaattataataaattaaaaatatacatttaactaaaaatataatttaattcttatgctatttatttttattaaattatatatatttattgaatttaaatGCAATTAATAACTTAATCTATAATTTATCTGAAGTATACgagcaaataatttatttaagaaatatgagaTAAGTTTCCCATATATTTTTCCGCGTCCAATGAAAATGGAATTATATTCCATTTTTTCACTCTCATCTTTTATAAACCCAAATCCAAAttcatttcatcttttataTGGATGGAAATAGAAAATCTACCAAGACCAACCTTTCTTGCCATTCCTAATAAATAATCTTGAGTGTAATGTGGTCAATTAATCAGTATTTTAAATTGCTCACgaaattagtttattattattattattatcaattaatacagtgcgttagataaaaaaattctatctTTGAAACCCCATGGTATCTTTGTCAATAGCCTCTTTGACCAAGGAAACGTCACaaagaagataataaaaaaagacaagCATACAAATATCTAATCTAACAAGTTCAAGAGATCTTTGGTATTACTCCTAAGTTCTAAATCAATATACCCAAGAGCAAACCCAACAACTTTATCTACGTATTCAAATGAgccataattaattaacatcaaaCATGCTTCAATCATTATTTAgtatagttataattataataacggGGGAATGATAATTCACACACCATTTTTTAATGAGTATATTAGCAATTAATACCAtaaatatttggaaaaaaaataataaaatatttcgtgttaataaatttaatttaagaatgatataataatttatgattcagTTTATATCATTTCTCTCTCATTATTCATCTATGTCAGTATTAAATTTTCAGATAATATTCTCTTTCTTATCtctcataaatattaaattagactatatatttattttaaaaataataagtgtgattgattcaaatttatttttaaaaaataatattttttctatttaaatgaatttgaaaaataactatttttccaaaaataatttatagttaaaaataatgacaaattatgttgtttttgtaatgttaatgaaacaatttataacattcttttctttcaattattttttttaatgaagaacGTTTTTGTAATGTTAATaagacaattattattttttatttgttaaaaaagtaACCATTTCTTCATATCTAGCTGTATGTTTattgtatattatataaaaatcaaccaattgatattaatttgatttatttaggcTTATTATGTtcctgaaattataaaaaaaagctatagattaatatatatttatttttataatacaaattttcataatacatttatataatgatgagagaggaaagagattgataatttaatatttatgaaaaaatataatatctaagAATTTAGTATTGATATAaatgaaagagaagagaaatataattattttcaaattaaataatacattatTATAATATCCTTATATTAAATGACACAGATGAGTTCAAATGATTCTTTTgtctaaatatttataatgtaaATTTCTAATACActcatactttaaaaaaaaagtcacattGCTGCATTAACATTCCCCTGTAATAATATAGCAACTTCTTTTATGTGTCATTTTCCCCCCTTTTGCCTCACGATTTTCAATCTTTATCTCACTGTAATCACTTCctgatttttctctctctcacataTATTATTCAAGCAATTCGACGAAAACCATTTAGCATCAACTAACAAAGTTcttgctttaatttttatattttcattatcattaaacatttatttatcattCGTTAAACActattttacaaatatttttttccccaCAACAACGTTTAacgaattaaaaatgaaaaaaaaatataatatttagtgTTATCAATATATCCTtactttatcatttttaatttaatttctcaaaCATTACCCTGTTGAATTAATAGTTAACTAAAactaaattgtattttaaatttatgaatttattaaacaacacgataaattaaaataaaaatattgttgctGAAAATAATCCACTCTTGCGTTACGttattaatcatttatttattttttcaatcgtgagagaagagaagaggacgacgaagaagaagaatccaaaAGCAATCCCATCTGTGTGTTTGCACATCGGAAGGGAGGGCTATCAAACTCtaaggttctttttttttttcccttcctttttttatgcattctctctctctctctctctctttcattttttttaatctctgcGTTTTGATTGAATTCTTAGGATTGCTCTGAATCGGTTTCGTCTTCTtcgtttttcttcaaaatcctCGTGACAGATCTAATCTAATCAGCCTTTTGGGGGTGTTTCAGACATTGCATGCATATGGGGTATGTTTTATGAATCCAACCATagctggaaaaaaaaagttgactcctttttttcccttttacctTCAATTAGCTTTTACACTTTTATGGGTATCTGTGTTTTTCCCTATATTGATTGATAATCATGTGCTAGGATGATGACCCTTGAAAGTTATTCCTTTATCTCTCTTGATTTATACCTTTATCTAGAAAATTGTTGAAAAGGTTTTAAGATAGGTTATGGGTTATATGTTTTTTTGGTTGAATTTATCAACCTATTACCATaggatttttaattttctgaaTTAAAGAGACTGGGATTGCTGTGTCTGTAAATCAATTTGCATTTTGTGGCTATTAAATTGAAGTGTATGAATTATGGTTGCTGTTTTAGACAATCATATGATTATAATGTGGTGCATAACCGAAATTAATGTTATTGTAACAGAGCAGTGGTTGTGTTGGATGCTATAAAAGGCCTTCACTGAGTCCCACAGTGGATGTGCCATCAAAAGGGTTGGCAACACAAAGTAACGTAGTGAGGAAACCGAGTTCATCAGAGGATTTTTGGACCACCAGCACGCATGATATGGACAACAGCGCTGTTCAGTCACAAGGGAGCATCTCTTCAGCCAGTCTAACAAACCAAGCTGTGGTTTCTCATGCTGGTTCTTCCAAAAGCAGCACCAACCCCACTGAATTTGTAAATCACGGTATTCTTCATTGTTTTTTCTGTGCCGATATTTTACTAAATTTGCATTTCATGGTTTGACATGGTTCTTTTGTAATTAaactgaaatgaaaaaaaaaatggtatggCTTTGCATAGTGGTAGCTGAAAGCATTTGCTGTCTATTTGTGGGTTAAACGAACTCTATTTTCAACAAGACTTatggtgtttgtttttgttcatgGTGGGGTTATATAATGATAAATTGATCACATTAAGCTGATGTCTCTGTAATGTAGTTACTTTTACATTGCCCTATTTCCTTCATAGGGCCTTACCATTTTTGGTGTACTATGGCAAAATATATCTGGTGCATGCTGCTGCTCATTTAAGAAATGTGGTTTGAGTGGCATGGTGGTTTGTTTTAGTCTGTTTTGAATTATCAAATGATATGTTCTTTAGGTTTGACTAGCACTGTCCATATACTTTTCTTTTGGGCTGGACACTCATCTATGTAACACTTTAGCCTCTTTTCATACTGTTGATATGCTTTTACCCTATGAATCTTTCCAATCATATCTTAATTTACAAgtgaatttatgaaaatatttttggttGCAGGTGTAATTCTTTGGAATCAGACTCGGCAACGTTGGGTTGGAAATAAAAAGCCTGAGAACCAAACACAACAATTACAAGAACCTAAATTGAGGTAACTTACATTGCTGGATTAATTTATTAGCAGCTTCCtaattttttgtaattgtaatttttgtttgtgtttggtttCTTGCAAATCCATTTTTCTATAAGTTTTTATTACTTCTTCATTGTGTGAGTTTCATATACAAATTGATATTGTGATTGTGGTTATACTGTTATACATTTGCTCTTGGATAATAACATTGGAAGCAGTTTGCTTTTCCACCCTGCCACAtgggaaaaaaaaactcaatttattctataataaaGCTCATAGCTAAATAATTAGTATGCCGGTTGTAGCCTTGAAAGAAGAAATGTGTGAATGACTGGAGTAAGTTGAAATCCATGGTGTGTAGCTATGTCCTAGCTGCTACATTATAAGGAGTACCATGTCATAAGGAGCTTAGTTTATCTTTGAACTGTAGGCTTCGTAAGTTCTGGCATGCTAAGTTCTTTCATGTTGGTATGGTGTATAGCAAAACTATTCAAACTGGGCAATAAGATTTCCATACGTGGCCAATGAATTTCTTTTCTGTCAATAATTAtgaatttgttctttttttccCCTATCTTGTCAGAACTTATTGTCTGTGCCTTGCCAAAAATTTTTGGCTTTGCAGTTGGAATGCAACATATGAAAGTTTACTTGGGAGCAACAAGCCATTCCGTCAGCCTATCCCTCTTGCTGTAAGCATCTACTTCTAATTCTAAACAACTgtcatgcattttttattttatttttataaaaaatgatgatcTGATGATATTCTTATACCAATACTCAGGAAATGGTAGATTTTCTTGTGGATATATGGGAGCAAGATGGCCTATACGACTGAGATATTGAAGATTGAGGAAGTGCTGAAAATAATTCTAGTTCTTGCTTGTAGGAAGGACTATTGGGCATATACTGCAGTTTGTATATCAATTGTCACATGCCTATGAATATGATGAGGAAAAATTTGTGTCTTGGGAACATGAGATAACTGTATTATCCTTTTGTTAATTGATTGCCTTGGCTGCCTCTACTATCTCAAGAGGCAAGTTTTGGAAAACTCTTGCCTTTGTTGACAGCCTTTTGCTTGCATGTATGAGTGGCTGCAACTTTTATTTGCTCTGCCTGCTTTTCCGTGAAATTAGACCGAAATTATGTTGTGTAAATAGTCAATAACTGAGATATAGTTTCTGATTTGGTTTCAATGTTTCATATCCATTAAGCTTTTAAAAATCCTGTCTTAGTGGAATCTTTATCttaataatgttaaaaattgtcaataatttgtcgttgaattttttttggtcaAACGTTGAATGTTATTTCCTAATGGAAGTGGGCTGTTTAACTTTAATTTCAGATTCAGCCATTTTAAATTGGCTATTGCTACTtccaattataaaattttctcgTAGTTCACTATCATTGTCcgttttttcttcctcatcaatATCGTTATTCCTATAGTTTTTAGCAATGAATCCAATGAtatatcctcttacaaattctcGTATTTTATAAATCTTCCTacagaaaatatttaatgaaaaaagtgaatatatataattcttgaaaatataaaacatactagtattcaatattttttattatacaaaGAAAATAAGGGGGTTAGTAGGAGGCTGGTTGGTGGAGGATTTGGTATTTATCATGATGCGAACAGAAACTAGACCGCAAAAGGTGTAGTAATGACAGGATAGGCTTATTTTGGCAAAATTTAAGTAGTACCAATCAAATCCTTTGGCCACAATCAACTAACCATAATTttggtgttttttgttttaggaATGCTAGTTCTCTCTAACAtcctggatttttttttttaatgattggtTATAATTTATTGGAAAAACTAATCTTAGAGGAAGTTTTTGAAACTGTCTTTAGTCGTTAGCATTTTTTTTGAACCATGATCCTATATTTATGTGGTTGGGacttaaaattaagaatttcaTTTCTCACACATTGATGATGTTAAGGcagtgcctttttttttttttttttcatctttcctGGTTTTGAggtacattttaattaaattggatCAAAATCAGTCTGAATTTGGGGCAGGCCCATCATGCCAATATTTCAGGACCGGAAATTCTTCATGGCCAGATCGGGCTACGAATAAAAAAGAACTGAGACATTAAGATACTCACATTATAGTTCTTTCCTGTTCTGGAACACTCTTGTGAAATCATGTAATGTCTGAGAAGGAACAAGAACTCTCCATTCATCTCACTtttctcaaattatttttacatgtgCATCCATTTTGTGACGTGTCCTTAACATCCTAGAATCTCTAGGACACTTCTCCAAGCATCCAAAGCCAAATAAATAACCAACACCAATTACcccatgttatatatatatttaagttgTCTTCAGTTCCTTTCAACCATCAGCAAAAACAAACAGACAAACTAAGGGAAACCAGCAATAGTTCAACATCAAGCTCATCCATCATATGGCTTTGGCACGTTTGGCTTTGAAAAACTTGCAACAAAGGGTGTGTGCTTCCTCTATCTTGAGTGGCAATGTTCACAAGCAGAGGTGGAACAATGAGTTGCTGAAAAGGTTTGGTACTGCAGCTGGGGACAAGGGAAAATCTGAAGGCACTGAAGTTGCTGTCACTGAAGGGAAAAAGTCTAATAGGATGT from Glycine soja cultivar W05 chromosome 8, ASM419377v2, whole genome shotgun sequence includes:
- the LOC114422453 gene encoding uncharacterized protein LOC114422453 isoform X1 — encoded protein: MHMGGCVGCYKRPSLSPTVDVPSKGLATQSNVVRKPSSSEDFWTTSTHDMDNSAVQSQGSISSASLTNQAVVSHAGSSKSSTNPTEFVNHGVILWNQTRQRWVGNKKPENQTQQLQEPKLRTYCLCLAKNFWLCSWNATYESLLGSNKPFRQPIPLAEMVDFLVDIWEQDGLYD
- the LOC114422453 gene encoding uncharacterized protein LOC114422453 isoform X2, which gives rise to MHMGGCVGCYKRPSLSPTVDVPSKGLATQSNVVRKPSSSEDFWTTSTHDMDNSAVQSQGSISSASLTNQAVVSHAGSSKSSTNPTEFVNHGVILWNQTRQRWVGNKKPENQTQQLQEPKLSWNATYESLLGSNKPFRQPIPLAEMVDFLVDIWEQDGLYD
- the LOC114422453 gene encoding uncharacterized protein LOC114422453 isoform X3 → MDNSAVQSQGSISSASLTNQAVVSHAGSSKSSTNPTEFVNHGVILWNQTRQRWVGNKKPENQTQQLQEPKLSWNATYESLLGSNKPFRQPIPLAEMVDFLVDIWEQDGLYD